The Cottoperca gobio chromosome 22, fCotGob3.1, whole genome shotgun sequence genome contains a region encoding:
- the evla gene encoding enah/Vasp-like a isoform X5, translating into MLTTEFSPGVLRRVSSAIITLSPVVQRQNGPTSEENEAQRRMMEQHQMQAHKERERRTSGSVVSTLQYKVSTPPTHPDTPPEYRQYRASTLPPSYVRVASSPPSSASSPSQEKEVGAARDRAQLSSQLSTSLASAFSPVQSGVATMGRQVRQIPLSPPSAARHLHHQQLQQQQDIMLPPKHGTWSASHLQQMYAQLPPSASPPVMMAMPVKQGLPQQPTLPLAHPLPPLSTRMKPPPLDPNVVTGHHQYPQQHPSHPHSNGQPDSHYSPHSQHLPLTPQYCEAVPLPPLIGQTAPGPAPCHQPQYPSTFHPQQQLHPQQQQQQVYHQQAQPPTTTSYSSSSPPSYTAFHSDGGSPKKTPSPVPQPAPMVSSSPPVSAGHPAMLSVAPPPAAIPAPMAGPPAPPPPPGPPPPMAVPPPMPPPLPIGGGPPGGPPGAQLQPSGLAAALAGAKLRKVHRDESSPPGSSGKSDSNRSSGGSGGGGEGLMQEMNALLARRRKASEKPDEDESNRGQQNSTDALKKPWERSNSAEKSSLVSRVRPIGSTSESDTEFDRMKQEILDEVVRELHKVKDEIINAIRQEIGRIGTS; encoded by the exons ATGCTGACCACAGAGTTTTCACCTGGTGTCCTCAGAAGAGTTTCTTCAGCCATCATCACCCTCA gTCCAGTCGTCCAGCGCCAAAATGGGCCCACCTCGGAGGAAAACGAGGCACAAAGGAG GATGATGGAGCAACATCAGATGCAGGCGCACAAGGAGAGGGAGCGACGAACCTCAGGATCAG TCGTTTCCACTCTCCAATATAAAGTGTCCACCCCTCCCACCCACCCAGACACCCCTCCCgagtacagacagtacagagcTAGCACACTGCCACCCTCCTACGTCCGCGtggcctcctctcctccctcctccgcctcctctccctctcaggaGAAAGAGGTGGGGGCTGCTAGGGACAGAGCACAGCTCTCCTCCCAGCTCTCCACCTCGCTCGCCTCAGCCTTTTCCCCAGTCCAGTCAGGAGTGGCCACCATGGGCCGACAGGTCCGTcagattcccctgtctcctCCCTCAGCAGCCCGCCACCTACACCATCAACAATTGCAGCAGCAACAAGATATCATGCTCCCCCCTAAACACGGCACCTGGTCCGCCTCCCATTTGCAGCAAATGTACGCCCAATTGCCCCCTTCCGCCTCCCCTCCAGTTATGATGGCCATGCCTGTCAAGCAAGGTTTACCCCAGCAGCCCACCCTCCCATTGGCTCACCCCCTTCCGCCCCTGAGCACGAGAATGAAGCCCCCACCTCTTGACCCAAACGTTGTGACAGGCCATCACCAGTACCCCCAGCAGCACCCGTCCCACCCTCACTCCAACGGCCAGCCAGACAGCCACTACTCTCCTCATTCTCAGCATCTGCCACTCACCCCGCAGTACTGCGAGGCCGTCCCCCTGCCTCCTCTGATAGGTCAGACAGCCCCAGGCCCCGCCCCCTGCCACCAGCCCCAGTACCCATCCACCTTCCACCCTCAGCAGCAACTGCAtccacaacaacagcagcagcaggtgtacCACCAGCAGGCTCAGCCCCCTACCACCActtcctactcctcctcctcgcccccCTCTTACACTGCCTTTCACTCTGATGGGGGCTCGCCCAAGAAGACCCCCTCCCCCGTCCCCCAGCCGGCCCCCATGGTCAGCAGCA GCCCTCCTGTCTCTGCAGGTCACCCTGCTATGCTTTCTGTGgcgcctcctccagctgctaTTCCAGCACCCATGGCTGGTCCTCCAGccccaccacctccaccgggTCCACCGCCCCCAATGGCGGTACCCCCACCCATGCCACCTCCACTGCCCATTGGTGGAGGGCCTCCTGGGGGCCCACCAGGGGCCCAGCTACAACCCTCAGGACTCGCTGCAGCACTTGCTGGAGCCAAACTACGTAAAGTACATAGG GATGAGAGCAGTCCGCCTGGGTCTAGTGGCAAAAGTGACTCCAACCGGTCTAGTGGCGGCAgcggaggagggggagagggactGATGCAAGAGATGAATGCCTTACTAGCTCGCAG ACGGAAAGCTTCAGAGAAACCTGATGAA GACGAGTCTAATAGAGGTCAGCAGAACTCAACAG ATGCTCTGAAGAAGCCATGGGAACGATCCAACTCTGCAGAAAAGTCCTCACTGGTGTCCAG AGTGAGACCCATCGGCAGCACTAGTGAATCAGACACAGAATTTGACAGGATGAAACAG GAAATTTTGGATGAAGTTGTACGCGAGTTGCataaagttaaagatgaaatCATTAATG CCATCAGACAAGAAATTGGCAGAATCGGTACATCCTAA